GGAGAACTCCTCCGTGTGAACCTTGGAGCCTGGAATTTGTTGGAATTTGGAATTTGATGCTTGAAATTTACGCAACCGCCGGGCGCTACAATCGGGTCATGCCGCGCGGTGCGCTCCGTCCGATCACGATCGCCGGTCCGGCCGGCGCGCTCGAAGCGCTCTGGAAGGAGCCGGAAGGCGAGCATCGCGGATGCGCGGTGGTCGCGCACGCGCATCCGATGCACGGCGGGACGATGCATTTCAAGGTCGTCTTCCGGCTCGCGCGCGCCCTGTCTCGCGCCGGTTTCGGCGTCATGCGGTTCAACTTCCGGGGGGTCGGCGGGTCTTCGGGCGTCCATGACTTCGGCCGCGGAGAGACGAACGACTTCCTCGCCGCGCTCGACGAGGCACAGCGGCGCGCGGGACTTCCCGCGATCGCCGCCGGGTTCTCCTTCGGCTCGACGGTGGCCCTCGCGGCGGGAGAACCGGACGCCCGCGTCGCGGCGCTGATCGCCGCGGGCCTGCCGCTCTCGCGATGGAATTTCGAGACCGTCGAGCGCATCGAGAAGCCCGCTCTCCTGATCTCCGGCGAACGCGACGAATTCGCCGATCCCGCCGGGTTGGCGTCGGCGGCGAGGAGCCGGTTCACCCATGCCCGCCTCGAGCTCTTGGCGGAGGCCGACCACTTCTTCCGCGGGCACCTCGAGGCCTTCGAGGAGAAGGTCTTCGATTTCGCGTCGGGGCGTTTCGAAGTTGCCGGAGCGGGCCCGCCGACGCCGGGAGCGGCGCCCGCGGCCGCGGGAGGAAGGCCATGATCGCATCCGCGTACGGACGGGACCTGCTGCGGCTCGCGCGCTCTTCGATCGAGCGGGCTCTCGACGGCCAGCCGCCGCCGGCTCTCCTCGAGCGGCCGCATCCCGACGACCCGAGCCACGGAGTGTTC
This DNA window, taken from Thermoanaerobaculia bacterium, encodes the following:
- a CDS encoding alpha/beta fold hydrolase, producing the protein MPRGALRPITIAGPAGALEALWKEPEGEHRGCAVVAHAHPMHGGTMHFKVVFRLARALSRAGFGVMRFNFRGVGGSSGVHDFGRGETNDFLAALDEAQRRAGLPAIAAGFSFGSTVALAAGEPDARVAALIAAGLPLSRWNFETVERIEKPALLISGERDEFADPAGLASAARSRFTHARLELLAEADHFFRGHLEAFEEKVFDFASGRFEVAGAGPPTPGAAPAAAGGRP